One Flexivirga aerilata DNA segment encodes these proteins:
- a CDS encoding winged helix-turn-helix domain-containing protein, which translates to MTAASMSAAQARRVALAAQGFLDRRHERPTMRTLSRTIERTGVLQIDSVNVLQRAHFMPLYSRMGPYDVSLLERASSRKPRRLVEYWAHVAAYMPVELWPVMVHRMRDYEQRGHAWANLPDERLPDALLREIETGGAATARDLDDGLPRTRDNWGWNWSNTKVALEYLFVAGKLAVSKRNSAFERVYDLPERVIPAEILARPEPTVEEAARELIRRAARSYGVATEFDLRDYFRMQHSKAHQHQVRPAIAALVEDGELLPVDVEGWGRPAYLHRDARLPRTVDARALLSPFDPVVWERDRTLRLFDFFYRIEIYVPQAKRVHGYYVLPFLLGDRIVARVDLKADRRGGLLHVAGSYAEPHAPGHTAQALADALRELAGWLGLSGVDVARRGDLAPALAAAVA; encoded by the coding sequence GTGACCGCCGCTTCGATGTCCGCTGCCCAGGCGCGTCGGGTCGCGCTCGCCGCCCAGGGTTTCCTCGACCGACGCCACGAGCGGCCGACGATGCGCACGCTCAGCCGCACCATCGAGCGCACCGGCGTGCTGCAGATCGACTCGGTCAACGTGCTGCAGCGCGCCCACTTCATGCCGCTCTACTCCCGCATGGGCCCGTATGACGTGAGCCTCCTGGAGCGCGCGTCCTCCCGCAAGCCGAGGCGCCTCGTCGAATACTGGGCGCACGTCGCGGCATACATGCCGGTGGAGCTGTGGCCGGTGATGGTGCACCGGATGCGCGACTACGAGCAGCGCGGACACGCCTGGGCCAACCTGCCGGACGAGCGGCTGCCCGACGCGTTGCTGCGCGAGATCGAGACCGGGGGAGCGGCCACCGCGCGCGACCTCGACGACGGCCTGCCACGCACGCGGGACAACTGGGGCTGGAACTGGTCCAACACCAAGGTTGCGCTCGAATACCTTTTCGTGGCAGGCAAACTCGCGGTCTCGAAGCGTAATTCGGCGTTCGAGCGGGTCTACGACCTGCCGGAGCGGGTGATCCCTGCCGAGATCCTCGCCCGCCCCGAGCCGACGGTGGAGGAGGCGGCGCGCGAGCTGATCCGTCGGGCGGCCCGCTCCTACGGCGTGGCGACGGAGTTCGACTTGCGCGACTACTTCCGCATGCAGCACTCCAAGGCGCACCAGCATCAGGTGCGGCCGGCGATCGCAGCCCTCGTCGAGGACGGCGAACTCCTGCCGGTGGACGTCGAGGGCTGGGGTCGCCCGGCATACCTGCACCGGGACGCCCGGCTGCCACGCACGGTCGACGCGCGGGCGCTGCTCAGCCCGTTCGACCCGGTGGTCTGGGAGCGCGACCGCACCCTGCGACTGTTCGACTTCTTCTACCGCATCGAGATCTACGTGCCGCAGGCCAAACGCGTTCACGGCTACTACGTGCTGCCGTTCCTGCTCGGCGACCGCATCGTCGCTCGCGTCGACCTCAAGGCCGACCGCAGGGGCGGCCTGCTGCACGTCGCCGGGTCCTACGCCGAGCCGCACGCGCCTGGCCACACCGCCCAGGCGCTCGCGGACGCGCTGCGCGAGCTCGCCGGCTGGCTGGGGCTCTCCGGCGTCGACGTGGCCCGGCGGGGTGACCTCGCGCCGGCGCTCGCGGCCGCGGTCGCCTGA
- a CDS encoding DUF6886 family protein — protein MYAEPGEVLHFSEDPTITRFRPHVAATAQQPDAYVWAVDAARCPDYWFPRQCPRVMAWVNERSTPQDAARLIGPGARRVHVVEYAWLPAILETKLVAYRFAAQDFRPVGEDRHAMVSDHEVTPLGPPEPVGDLLAAHERAGIELRLTGDLWPWWDQVTTSTLGFSGIRLRNAAPRPA, from the coding sequence ATGTATGCCGAGCCCGGGGAGGTCCTCCACTTCAGCGAGGACCCGACGATCACCCGGTTCCGGCCGCACGTCGCGGCGACCGCGCAGCAGCCGGATGCCTACGTGTGGGCGGTGGATGCGGCGCGCTGCCCCGACTACTGGTTCCCGCGGCAGTGCCCACGCGTGATGGCGTGGGTGAATGAGCGCAGCACCCCGCAGGACGCCGCCCGACTGATCGGGCCGGGTGCACGGCGGGTGCACGTCGTGGAGTACGCGTGGCTGCCCGCCATACTGGAGACGAAACTCGTGGCCTACCGCTTCGCGGCGCAGGATTTCCGGCCGGTCGGCGAGGATCGCCACGCGATGGTGAGCGACCACGAGGTCACCCCGCTCGGACCACCCGAGCCGGTCGGCGACCTGCTCGCCGCGCACGAGCGGGCCGGCATCGAGTTGCGGCTGACCGGTGACCTCTGGCCGTGGTGGGACCAGGTAACCACGAGCACGCTCGGCTTCAGCGGCATCCGGCTGCGCAACGCCGCACCGCGGCCGGCCTGA
- a CDS encoding VOC family protein — MSLHGLSHVIIGVPNVAETQSYYSDFGLSQQADGGFATQDAGTQLRVVHAPTRRLVELGVRADDADDLARIATTLGGLGVAADLDGDVLVATEPVAGIRVRVAVLPRLRQARQEPTPYNGPGRIERTGRAPGLVRTTPVQPRRLGHAVIGTTDLASTMRFFVDGIGFKVSDHIGDKGAFMRCSNDHHNFLALQAPVNYLHHTSWQVDDIDDVGRGAMNMLEGHPERHIWGMGRHFAGSNFFWYLKDPAGNFSEYFSDMDVIPEEEIWEPEVLQGAQGLFSWGPPPPPSFLSPDDLAGLMTGAHSISSR; from the coding sequence ATGAGCCTGCACGGACTCAGCCACGTGATCATCGGGGTGCCCAACGTGGCCGAAACCCAGTCGTACTACAGCGATTTCGGACTCTCCCAGCAAGCCGACGGCGGGTTCGCCACCCAGGACGCCGGCACCCAGCTGCGCGTCGTGCACGCCCCCACCCGCCGCCTGGTCGAGCTGGGCGTGCGCGCCGACGACGCCGACGACCTGGCCCGCATCGCCACCACGCTGGGCGGCCTCGGGGTCGCCGCCGACCTCGACGGTGACGTGCTGGTCGCGACCGAGCCGGTCGCCGGCATCCGGGTGCGGGTTGCCGTGTTGCCCCGGCTGCGCCAGGCCCGGCAGGAGCCCACGCCATACAACGGGCCGGGGCGCATCGAACGGACCGGCCGGGCACCCGGCCTGGTCCGCACGACCCCGGTGCAGCCGCGACGTCTCGGCCACGCCGTGATCGGCACCACCGACCTCGCGTCGACGATGCGCTTCTTCGTCGACGGCATCGGCTTCAAGGTGTCCGACCACATCGGCGACAAGGGCGCGTTCATGCGCTGCTCGAACGACCACCACAACTTCCTGGCGCTGCAGGCACCGGTCAACTATCTGCACCACACCAGCTGGCAGGTCGACGACATCGACGATGTCGGCCGGGGCGCGATGAACATGCTGGAGGGCCACCCCGAACGCCACATCTGGGGCATGGGCCGGCACTTCGCCGGCTCCAACTTCTTCTGGTACCTCAAGGATCCGGCCGGCAACTTCTCGGAGTACTTCTCCGATATGGACGTCATCCCCGAGGAGGAGATCTGGGAGCCGGAGGTGCTGCAGGGCGCGCAGGGCCTCTTCAGCTGGGGCCCGCCCCCGCCGCCGTCCTTCCTCTCCCCGGACGACCTCGCCGGTCTGATGACCGGCGCGCACAGCATCAGTTCCCGCTGA
- the rpmI gene encoding 50S ribosomal protein L35, with protein MPKMKTHSGAKKRFKISGSGKVIRQRARHVHKFQERSSRAARRLVPDVEAAPADAKKIKKLLGK; from the coding sequence ATGCCGAAGATGAAGACCCACAGCGGCGCCAAGAAGCGCTTCAAGATCAGCGGGTCGGGCAAGGTCATCCGGCAGCGTGCGCGCCACGTGCACAAGTTCCAGGAGCGCAGCAGCCGCGCCGCGCGCCGGCTCGTGCCCGACGTCGAGGCCGCGCCGGCCGACGCCAAGAAGATCAAGAAGCTGCTGGGCAAGTAA
- the infC gene encoding translation initiation factor IF-3, producing the protein MNDRIRVPEVRLVGPNGEQVGIVRVEDALRLAAEADLDLVEVAPMAKPPVAKLMDYGKFKYENAMKAREARKNQVNTVIKEIKLRPKIDPHDYGTKKGHVERFLSAGDKVKVTIMFRGREQSRPELGFRLLQRLAEDVQELGFVESAPKQDGRNMIMVLGPTKKKAEARAEGRRRREQSQADEAATAEA; encoded by the coding sequence ATCAACGACCGCATCCGTGTGCCGGAAGTGCGGTTGGTCGGGCCGAACGGTGAGCAGGTCGGCATCGTGCGCGTCGAGGACGCGCTCCGACTGGCCGCAGAGGCAGACCTCGACCTGGTCGAGGTCGCCCCGATGGCCAAGCCGCCGGTGGCGAAACTCATGGACTACGGCAAGTTCAAGTACGAGAACGCCATGAAGGCCCGTGAGGCCCGCAAGAACCAGGTCAACACCGTCATCAAGGAGATCAAGCTCCGCCCGAAGATCGACCCGCACGACTACGGCACCAAGAAGGGCCACGTCGAGCGGTTCCTGTCGGCGGGCGACAAGGTCAAGGTGACGATCATGTTCCGCGGTCGCGAGCAGTCGCGGCCCGAGCTCGGCTTCCGGCTGCTGCAGCGGCTGGCCGAGGACGTCCAGGAGCTGGGTTTCGTGGAGAGCGCGCCCAAGCAGGACGGCCGCAACATGATCATGGTGCTCGGACCGACCAAGAAGAAGGCGGAGGCCCGCGCCGAGGGCCGTCGCCGACGCGAGCAGTCGCAGGCCGACGAGGCCGCGACCGCGGAGGCCTGA
- a CDS encoding helix-turn-helix domain-containing protein has protein sequence MADRTDHLTRSSAEQLAEVTTIADLTAAIDRLRRLRATEVGEPRLGLDRLARLTGIPRSTLHNYLAGDVLIPANALDRLVQALGVRGPGLRAWSEALERVTRTARGTGLASATRAAEILAVDARIRAALTRPTDGWYDQTQEISVSERVIVGAERAIVSVQRRVTVRALTGGVDRCSLRMWPRAGIDLDALEAGGLRNCMPGRHRTLTDPPVRVLELLFDHPLSAGETYPYEVTVDFAEARTGELRPSVEAGCIFKRRGPAYTLEVSFGDDLPRRIRQVHQDFVDGPEQPIADLTPNAWGSVHFFVERPGAGVHAIRWEWPEPAGDQQSG, from the coding sequence GTGGCCGATCGGACCGATCATCTGACGCGGTCGTCCGCCGAGCAGCTCGCCGAGGTGACGACGATCGCCGATCTCACTGCGGCCATCGACCGGCTGCGCCGCCTGCGGGCCACCGAGGTCGGCGAACCCCGGCTGGGGCTCGACCGGCTCGCGCGGCTGACCGGCATACCGCGCTCGACACTCCACAACTACCTCGCCGGCGACGTGCTGATCCCCGCGAACGCGCTGGACCGGCTCGTGCAGGCGCTCGGGGTGCGCGGTCCGGGGCTTCGGGCCTGGTCGGAGGCGCTCGAGCGCGTCACCCGCACCGCGCGCGGCACCGGACTCGCGTCGGCGACCCGGGCCGCCGAGATCCTCGCCGTCGATGCCCGGATCCGGGCGGCGCTGACCCGGCCGACCGACGGCTGGTACGACCAGACGCAGGAGATCTCGGTCAGCGAGCGGGTCATCGTCGGAGCCGAGCGCGCGATCGTCTCGGTGCAACGCCGGGTCACTGTGCGCGCCCTCACCGGCGGCGTCGACCGCTGCAGCCTGCGGATGTGGCCGCGGGCGGGCATCGACCTCGACGCGTTGGAGGCCGGCGGGCTGCGCAACTGTATGCCGGGCCGGCACCGCACCCTCACCGATCCGCCGGTGCGGGTGCTCGAACTTCTCTTCGACCACCCGCTGTCCGCCGGCGAGACCTACCCCTACGAAGTGACCGTCGACTTCGCGGAGGCGCGGACCGGTGAGTTGCGCCCGAGCGTCGAGGCGGGGTGCATCTTCAAGCGGCGCGGCCCGGCATACACCCTCGAAGTGTCGTTCGGCGACGACCTGCCGCGGCGGATCCGCCAGGTACACCAGGACTTCGTCGACGGCCCCGAGCAGCCGATCGCCGACCTCACGCCCAACGCGTGGGGCAGCGTGCACTTCTTCGTCGAGCGCCCCGGTGCCGGCGTGCATGCCATCCGCTGGGAGTGGCCGGAGCCGGCGGGCGATCAGCAGAGCGGGTAG
- a CDS encoding MFS transporter, producing MSIKPYQRVLSVTDARRVLLLGFLLRIPIFSAGVILTLHVVGSLHRSYADAGLVAAGATIAIAVSGPWRGKLLDRMGLRRVVLPSLIISGLCWAVAPFVGYWALLVLATIAGLFVVPTFSIIRQAVIAAVPDSDRRTALSLDGMVVEMSFMVGPILGVWLASFVDTRWVLFGVELIGVVVGAILWWVNPPLRSATTDAADAAAERVPRSSWFRAGFLAVCAAAAASTIVLSGSDVAIVAAMRDFDAVNEMGIVLVPWGLGSLVGGLIYGALPRALPPFALLLGLAVVTAPMALAQGTWSLAGLSLIAGFFCAPTITATVDAVSRIVPVAARGEAMGWHGSFMTAGSALGAPVAGAAIDIAGFAGGFATVAAIGAVVAVLGYGGIRLHRARVAAHALAA from the coding sequence ATGTCCATCAAGCCCTACCAGCGCGTGCTGAGTGTGACTGACGCCCGACGGGTGTTGCTGCTCGGCTTCCTGTTGCGCATCCCGATCTTCTCGGCCGGCGTGATCCTGACCCTGCACGTGGTCGGCTCCCTCCACCGGTCGTATGCCGATGCCGGTCTCGTCGCGGCCGGCGCCACCATCGCGATCGCGGTCTCCGGGCCGTGGCGCGGCAAGCTGCTCGACCGCATGGGCCTGCGCCGCGTGGTGCTGCCCTCGCTGATCATCAGCGGCCTCTGCTGGGCGGTCGCGCCGTTCGTCGGCTACTGGGCGCTGCTCGTACTCGCAACGATCGCAGGCCTTTTCGTCGTACCCACATTCTCGATCATCCGCCAGGCAGTCATCGCCGCCGTGCCCGACTCGGACCGGCGCACGGCGCTCTCCCTCGACGGGATGGTCGTGGAGATGTCGTTCATGGTCGGCCCGATCCTCGGGGTGTGGCTCGCCAGCTTCGTCGACACCCGCTGGGTGCTGTTCGGCGTCGAGCTGATCGGCGTCGTCGTCGGCGCGATCCTCTGGTGGGTCAACCCGCCGCTGCGGTCGGCGACCACCGACGCGGCCGACGCCGCCGCGGAGCGGGTGCCGCGCTCGTCGTGGTTCCGGGCCGGCTTCCTCGCGGTCTGTGCGGCCGCCGCCGCCTCGACCATCGTGCTGTCCGGCAGTGACGTCGCGATCGTCGCGGCGATGCGTGACTTCGACGCCGTCAACGAGATGGGCATCGTGCTCGTGCCGTGGGGCCTCGGCTCGCTGGTCGGCGGCCTGATCTACGGCGCACTGCCGCGTGCGCTGCCGCCGTTCGCGCTGCTGCTCGGCCTCGCCGTGGTCACCGCGCCGATGGCGCTCGCGCAGGGCACCTGGTCGCTCGCCGGCCTGTCACTGATCGCCGGCTTCTTCTGCGCGCCGACGATCACCGCCACCGTCGACGCGGTCAGCCGCATCGTGCCGGTCGCGGCTCGCGGTGAGGCGATGGGCTGGCACGGGTCGTTCATGACCGCCGGCTCGGCGCTCGGTGCGCCGGTCGCCGGTGCGGCCATCGACATCGCAGGATTCGCCGGCGGTTTCGCGACCGTGGCGGCCATCGGTGCGGTCGTCGCCGTGCTCGGCTATGGCGGGATCCGCCTGCACCGGGCGCGCGTGGCCGCCCACGCGCTGGCCGCCTGA
- a CDS encoding peptidoglycan-binding domain-containing protein: MKKLAVASVLAVACAIPAVTSAPAAEAAAQTASSRAQPCGYSRSHPEIQWGSPKRAVVMDLQCELNYVAHAGLVVDGIFGSRTDAAVRSFQRSRGLKVDGIVGWRTWGKLDTAFHAYVCSHYPLC; the protein is encoded by the coding sequence ATGAAGAAGTTGGCAGTGGCATCGGTCCTGGCGGTCGCCTGCGCGATCCCTGCCGTGACGTCGGCACCGGCGGCGGAGGCGGCCGCGCAGACCGCGAGCAGCAGAGCGCAGCCGTGCGGCTACTCCAGGAGCCACCCCGAGATCCAATGGGGCTCACCAAAGCGAGCGGTCGTCATGGACCTGCAGTGCGAGCTGAACTATGTCGCGCACGCTGGCCTGGTTGTCGACGGAATCTTCGGAAGCAGGACCGACGCCGCGGTCCGTAGCTTCCAACGCAGCCGGGGCCTCAAGGTCGATGGCATCGTCGGCTGGCGCACGTGGGGGAAGCTCGACACGGCATTCCACGCCTACGTCTGCAGCCACTACCCGCTCTGCTGA
- a CDS encoding FAD-dependent monooxygenase, with the protein MAIDQAAQTQRAQTQSAQTAGQLPTETDVLVVGAGPAGLTMAALLARHGVDAVTVTKYPGTAHSPRAHITNQRTVEVFRDLGIEDAVRAAATDNALMGNNVWATSFAGPELARLMTWGSGPERHGDYEIASPSSMCNIPQHVLEPVLLQGALDRGARIHFDTELIGVEQDDDGVTATLRSRVDGTEHQMRAKYLVGADGGRSLVAEQLGFTFRGETGLGAAANVWLEADLTAYTAHRPGTLYWMCQPGNDYWVGSGTWICVKPWTEWVLLFMYDPAEGEPDLSEEAVIARAQQTIGDPDVDITIKATSLWQINHQVAVSYRRGRAFLVGDAAHRHPPANGLGTNTSIQDSFNLAWKLAWVLQGRAGDALLDSYDAERQPVGSQVVDRALQSVGDMLPISQALGFAPGQSREDGEAALRGLYDAGPAGQQRRAGLDDAVALQNYQFNAHGVELDQHYESAAIVDDGTPWPQPERDPELFHHPTTHPGARLPHAWLDHDGAQVSTLDLAGNGEFLLLTGIGGEAWIDAAEKLAAEHGIPLQAKQIGRDHRDIFGRWRELREVGDDGALLVRPDHHIAWRAHHLTDDPHATLDQALRRTLAR; encoded by the coding sequence ATGGCAATCGACCAGGCAGCGCAGACTCAGCGAGCACAGACCCAGTCAGCGCAGACCGCCGGACAACTCCCCACCGAAACCGACGTGCTCGTCGTGGGCGCCGGCCCGGCCGGCCTGACGATGGCCGCCCTGCTCGCCCGCCACGGCGTCGACGCGGTCACCGTCACCAAATACCCGGGCACCGCCCACTCCCCTCGCGCGCACATCACCAACCAGCGCACGGTCGAGGTCTTCCGCGATCTCGGCATCGAGGACGCGGTGCGGGCGGCGGCCACCGACAACGCGCTGATGGGCAACAACGTCTGGGCGACCAGCTTCGCCGGACCGGAGCTCGCGCGGCTGATGACCTGGGGCAGCGGCCCGGAACGCCACGGCGACTACGAGATCGCCAGCCCGAGCAGCATGTGCAACATCCCGCAGCACGTCCTGGAGCCCGTCCTGCTGCAGGGAGCGCTCGACCGCGGCGCGCGCATCCACTTCGACACCGAGCTGATCGGCGTCGAGCAGGACGACGACGGCGTCACCGCAACCCTGCGATCGCGGGTCGACGGCACCGAGCACCAGATGCGCGCGAAGTATCTCGTCGGCGCCGACGGCGGCCGGTCCCTGGTCGCCGAGCAACTCGGCTTCACCTTCCGCGGCGAGACCGGCCTCGGCGCCGCCGCGAACGTCTGGCTCGAGGCGGACCTCACGGCATACACCGCCCACCGGCCGGGCACGCTCTACTGGATGTGCCAGCCCGGCAACGACTACTGGGTCGGCTCGGGCACCTGGATCTGCGTGAAGCCGTGGACCGAGTGGGTGCTGCTGTTCATGTACGACCCGGCCGAGGGCGAGCCGGACCTGTCGGAGGAGGCGGTGATCGCGCGCGCTCAGCAGACGATCGGCGACCCGGACGTCGACATCACGATCAAGGCGACCAGCCTGTGGCAGATCAACCACCAGGTCGCCGTCAGCTACCGGCGCGGCCGGGCGTTCCTCGTCGGCGATGCCGCGCACCGGCACCCGCCGGCCAACGGGCTCGGCACCAACACCTCGATCCAGGACTCGTTCAACCTGGCGTGGAAGCTCGCCTGGGTGCTGCAGGGTCGCGCCGGCGACGCCCTGCTCGACTCCTATGACGCCGAGCGGCAGCCGGTCGGATCGCAGGTCGTCGACCGCGCGCTCCAGAGCGTCGGTGACATGCTGCCGATCTCCCAGGCGCTGGGCTTCGCCCCCGGCCAGAGCCGCGAGGACGGCGAGGCGGCGCTCCGCGGCCTGTATGACGCAGGCCCCGCCGGGCAGCAGCGCCGGGCGGGGCTGGACGACGCGGTCGCGTTGCAGAACTACCAGTTCAACGCGCACGGCGTCGAGCTCGACCAGCACTACGAGTCGGCTGCGATCGTCGACGACGGCACGCCCTGGCCGCAGCCGGAGCGCGACCCGGAGCTCTTCCACCACCCGACGACCCATCCGGGTGCGCGGCTGCCGCACGCCTGGCTCGATCACGACGGCGCCCAGGTGTCCACGCTCGACCTCGCCGGGAACGGGGAGTTCCTGCTGCTCACCGGGATCGGCGGCGAGGCGTGGATCGACGCGGCCGAGAAGCTTGCCGCCGAGCACGGCATCCCGTTGCAGGCCAAGCAGATCGGCCGCGACCACCGCGACATCTTCGGGCGCTGGCGAGAGCTGCGCGAGGTCGGTGACGACGGCGCGCTGCTGGTGCGGCCCGACCACCACATTGCCTGGCGCGCCCATCACCTGACCGACGACCCGCACGCCACGCTCGACCAGGCACTGCGACGCACGCTCGCGCGCTGA
- a CDS encoding DUF952 domain-containing protein, whose protein sequence is MELIYHLAEPQHWATAESIGRYEQSTRGVPLAAADFVHAAGADQWPTVRQRFYSDYEQDLFLLAIDPGRLNAEVRREVGDPATGEEFPHVYGPIEVDAVQAVHTLHPTHDLPHDEAATASRTAVVIPSDLGTVWDTLTDWQRAGRWLPGVSTITADGPTGVGTRLTYLTTDGAFVSTVTAADRGRLLQVRSERGGLASTHSFHLGRAFSDERAATVLTLVTEVDGTGSPEALREARSEVGLADRALPELLRRTILG, encoded by the coding sequence ATGGAGCTCATCTACCACCTGGCGGAGCCGCAGCACTGGGCCACCGCCGAATCCATCGGCCGCTACGAGCAGTCCACCCGAGGGGTGCCGCTCGCAGCGGCCGATTTCGTGCATGCGGCCGGCGCCGACCAGTGGCCGACGGTCCGGCAGCGCTTCTACTCCGACTACGAGCAGGATCTCTTCCTGCTCGCGATCGACCCGGGCCGACTCAACGCGGAGGTCAGGCGTGAGGTCGGCGATCCGGCGACCGGCGAGGAGTTCCCGCACGTCTACGGCCCGATCGAGGTCGACGCCGTCCAAGCCGTGCACACCCTGCACCCGACCCACGACCTGCCGCACGACGAGGCCGCCACCGCATCGCGCACCGCGGTCGTCATACCCAGCGACCTCGGCACCGTGTGGGACACCCTCACCGACTGGCAACGCGCCGGCCGCTGGCTGCCCGGCGTCAGCACGATCACTGCGGACGGTCCGACCGGCGTCGGCACCCGGCTGACCTACCTGACCACCGACGGTGCGTTCGTCAGCACCGTTACCGCGGCCGACCGGGGACGCTTGCTCCAGGTGCGCTCGGAGCGCGGCGGCCTGGCCTCGACGCACTCCTTCCACCTGGGCCGTGCGTTCAGCGACGAACGCGCGGCCACCGTGCTGACGCTGGTGACGGAGGTCGACGGCACCGGCTCTCCCGAGGCCCTGCGCGAGGCGCGCAGCGAGGTCGGGCTGGCCGACCGCGCCCTACCCGAGCTGTTGCGCCGCACCATCCTCGGCTGA
- a CDS encoding fumarylacetoacetate hydrolase family protein — MRLANLDGRAQLITDDERAVDVHKASDGKFGPELAAIYDNWAAFAGWAKGADLTDAVEFDPSSLGAPSPSPRQILAVGLNYAEHAQESGFDSPNGLPPVFPKFLSSLSGPVTKVVLPDGGNTDWEIELVVVIGKQADGVAEGDAWDYVAGVTAGQDISERVIQLSGPAPQFGLGKSYPGFAPTGPYLVSPDALPDRNDLHLHAELDGETVQDGSTAKLIVPVATLIAELSAIITLYPGDIIFTGTPEGVGLGRKPQRFIQPGETLVSTIDGIGELKQTFVAAEEGSTS, encoded by the coding sequence ATGCGACTGGCAAACCTCGACGGACGTGCACAGCTAATCACCGACGACGAGCGGGCGGTCGACGTGCACAAGGCGAGTGACGGGAAGTTCGGACCCGAACTCGCTGCCATCTATGACAATTGGGCGGCCTTCGCCGGATGGGCGAAGGGTGCGGACCTCACCGATGCCGTGGAGTTCGACCCCTCCTCACTGGGCGCTCCGTCACCGTCCCCGCGGCAGATCCTCGCCGTCGGCCTCAACTACGCCGAGCACGCGCAGGAGTCCGGCTTCGACTCCCCGAACGGCCTCCCGCCGGTCTTCCCGAAGTTCCTCTCCAGCCTGAGCGGGCCGGTCACCAAGGTCGTGCTCCCCGACGGCGGCAACACCGACTGGGAAATCGAGCTCGTGGTCGTGATCGGCAAACAAGCCGACGGCGTGGCCGAGGGTGACGCATGGGACTACGTCGCGGGCGTCACCGCCGGCCAGGACATCTCCGAGCGCGTCATCCAGTTGTCCGGCCCCGCACCGCAGTTCGGGCTCGGCAAGTCCTATCCGGGCTTCGCCCCGACCGGCCCCTACCTGGTCAGCCCCGACGCGCTGCCCGACCGCAACGACCTGCACCTGCACGCCGAACTCGACGGCGAGACCGTGCAGGACGGCAGCACCGCCAAGCTGATCGTGCCGGTCGCCACGCTGATCGCCGAACTCTCGGCGATCATCACCCTCTACCCCGGCGACATCATCTTCACCGGCACCCCCGAGGGCGTCGGGCTCGGACGCAAACCGCAGCGCTTCATCCAGCCGGGCGAGACACTGGTCAGCACCATCGACGGCATCGGAGAGTTGAAGCAGACCTTCGTAGCGGCCGAGGAGGGGAGCACGTCATGA
- a CDS encoding GntR family transcriptional regulator, whose product MASTKQRANTEAVYAQVRADVLGGVHQPGERLKFSALCERYGASVSVVREALSRLAEQGLVVSEPRIGFAVRAMTVDDLRDLTMTRIEVETLALRKAIERGDVDWESQIVAAHHRLERTGMFTDDAPPRVSDDWESAHSAFHGALLSGCASHWLLGIATTLRDAAEFYRRWSQIVEPGRDAAGEHRRILDAALARDADLAAERLREHYQRTADIVERGLTERDA is encoded by the coding sequence ATGGCATCCACCAAGCAGCGCGCGAACACCGAGGCCGTCTACGCCCAGGTGCGGGCCGACGTGCTCGGCGGTGTGCACCAGCCGGGGGAGCGGCTGAAGTTCTCCGCCCTGTGTGAGCGGTATGGCGCCAGCGTCAGCGTGGTGCGCGAGGCGCTCAGCCGGCTGGCCGAGCAGGGCCTGGTGGTGTCCGAGCCGCGCATCGGCTTCGCCGTGCGGGCGATGACCGTCGACGACCTGCGCGACCTGACGATGACGCGGATCGAGGTGGAAACACTCGCACTTCGCAAGGCCATCGAACGCGGCGACGTCGACTGGGAGTCGCAGATCGTCGCCGCGCATCACCGGCTCGAACGCACCGGGATGTTCACCGACGACGCTCCGCCACGAGTCTCCGACGACTGGGAGTCGGCGCACTCGGCGTTCCATGGAGCGTTGCTCAGCGGCTGCGCGAGTCACTGGCTGCTCGGCATCGCCACCACCTTGCGCGACGCCGCGGAGTTCTATCGCCGGTGGTCGCAGATCGTCGAGCCGGGCCGGGATGCCGCGGGCGAGCACCGCCGCATCCTCGACGCCGCGCTCGCCCGCGACGCCGACCTGGCGGCTGAGCGGCTGCGCGAGCACTACCAGCGCACCGCCGACATCGTCGAGCGCGGCCTCACCGAACGCGACGCCTGA
- the rplT gene encoding 50S ribosomal protein L20: protein MARVKRAVNAQKKRRTVLEQASGYRGQRSRLYRKAKEQVTHSLGYSYRDRRARKGDFRRLWIQRINAGARANGMTYNRFIQGLKAAEVEVDRRMLAELAVNDAAAFTALVEIAKANVPATDAKAESVA from the coding sequence GTGGCACGCGTGAAGCGGGCGGTCAACGCCCAGAAGAAGCGTCGGACCGTCCTGGAGCAGGCCAGCGGCTACCGCGGCCAGCGTTCGCGGCTCTACCGCAAGGCCAAGGAGCAGGTCACCCACAGCCTCGGCTACAGCTACCGGGACCGTCGCGCCCGCAAGGGTGACTTCCGTCGCCTCTGGATCCAGCGCATCAACGCCGGCGCCCGCGCCAACGGGATGACCTACAACCGGTTCATCCAGGGCCTCAAGGCCGCCGAGGTCGAGGTCGACCGTCGCATGCTGGCCGAGCTGGCCGTCAACGACGCCGCCGCGTTCACCGCGCTCGTCGAGATCGCCAAGGCCAACGTGCCGGCGACCGACGCCAAGGCCGAGAGCGTCGCCTGA